The genomic stretch aatgaaaacagtgtttctgttcATACATAAAAGAGTATGACACGTTATATGTTTCATGCATGTTTATAATTaacacaataaatgaaaatataactaTAACATCATGTAAAAAGTAGAGGATTTGCATGCTTTCGTTGGAGATGAGGCGTGAAGCAGACAGGTTGTTTTCTGAAGCGGCGGTCGAGTCGTCGAACAGAAGGAGCACTTCCTGTTTATCTCCTCTTTCGCTAGTAAACATCACCTGTTCAAAAATGGCTCCCTGGAGAAAAGACGCTCTGCTCTGACAAGTGTCGGCGAGCTCGTAAGTGACAAACACACGAGTAAGTCTTCGAGGAGGAACGTCTGTAACCGAAGCACAAAGAAGGACTCGatattcagaaaacacaaaagaggAAGAGCGGAAGACCAGATGAGCTGGTGTATTATGATCCAGATGTTTAGGAGTAAAAATACTTTGTTAAGTCTCAGAGAGATTTGACGGTGGCTCCAGAGGTCACGAGGAAGTCTCTTCCTTTGGAGGCTGTGAATATGTGCAGcaaatttcatttaaatcttACCAGTATTTATAAAAGAGTTCTTGTTCTGGACTGACTGACTTCCATTTTCTTGTGACCGAGTTCTAACTGAGGTGTTAATATGAGATTagattaactttattattatccCAGAGGGAAAGTGGTTCGCAATAAGTGCACAAAatttaacaaacacaataaaaacatagaaacacaaacactaataaaagaaagagaagcaaTCAGCAGTAGAGACATAGTCCACACATGGCAGACATCCTCAGGAAACAGCACAATGATTCAACATTTACATGACGCTCTTTCACTGGGATTCTTATtataagcaaaataaaacactttcagACAGGAAGGATGTTTCAGAATAGTAAGAATAGTCTTTACGCTTGCAGCAACTTAAACACACATCCAATAAAGCTTCAATCCAatcaaataaagcaaatatgaaaccaaaacaaatctaATCAAATctattgtgaaaaaaaacaaaattacagtaACAAGAAAACTGGATTCATAAAAGTGCTGACGGTCAAATTAAAGTCCTTCAGACTGAACAGCACCAACAACAATCCAACAACACAATGTTGTATCAGCAACACATTTTGCTTCAGACTGTTAGTTGTAGGTGCAACAGGGTTGTTCACATCAATTCTGGGCTATCGGAATAGATTAATAgaatttaatttacattaaattgACCTCGGGGCTCCAACCTTAAAGAAGGGAAAGACAACATCCAATTCACTGATTCAGCCTCATTAATGATTCACCATGACTTTTGGTatcttaattaataattaagattataaaaaaaataaagagggGAATCTAGTTAAATGATTAGAGGCTAAATCCAGTTATAACCTTGTTACAAATGATAACGCAGATGAAATAACAACACACTGAAGACAACGAGTATCCAGGCAAAAACCACCAAAGACGACTTGACCCTGTTGTCTTGGTTCATCAGCtgggttttatttcttctttaaatCAACTGGTTATAAACTAATAATCACTCGAGTACAGAACAAAACCGAGTTAATCTTACTCTCAGCACTTCGTCCTCTTCCCCCCTTTTATTCAAACTATTTGTGTGGTGTCGTCACAGTGTCACAGCttttgtcaatcagatgtatttgtatttttaataattcGTCTTTGTTCTGATCAGAAGGTTACCTCCTTTAGCCGTACAGAACTCAGCACAGAGAGACCATGATGAGAGTGTCCACAGCTTTTATTGATAAGATGACGTCATagacatagactgtataaaaatatggacgtagttaccgtgacgtcactcgttggtttctgaggagcggttttgaagctcaaagtgagccgctccggccgtcgccatcttggcagtgcgtgacgctgcctaactcccagccaatcaaaaatgggcaaagaggcgggccgaacggctgaaacaagccacctagcggctggcggacctgtcactcaaagcagccatgtccttcattatgcataactttacggcttaataacatttaaacgggtgagttataaaaaaattcacctccgtacagttgtcatgaaagaggaaattagctacagagaccaaaaccgttgtttgtaccaggctgtaaacatgtttatttctgctgtaaagttgggcattttaacatggaggtctatggggattgactcacttttgggagcctcaagtggtcattcaaggaactgcaggcCACAATGACAAATATGTATGAGAGTCCTCTGGCGGAGAAGGatacataataataaatgacaaactttatttatacagcacctttcatacacAAAATGCAGCTTGAAGTGCTTAACAAGctagaaaaagaaacaagcagCCAATTGAGTAGTGCACATCATCAATGAACGGCGGTGGAGTAGTAATAATAGATTGtagataaaaatgtgtttttaacagtcagctgatgtttttctgtcctCAGATTCAAAGGCAGAGAAGTTGTTGTGTTTATGGGTGCAGAGATACAGAAAGCAGTTTCATCGTTCAGTATGTCTTTAAGTTAATTTTTTGATTGTTCATATAGCAGCTAGTAGCCTGTAATGACCGGTTTGTTCAGCAGTaaactgagaaaacagaaagaaacttATTTCATTTCTCAAATTACAAACAGCAGTCACACAAAAGAGCTTGAAGAAATGGAATACCTCAAAATGCAGAGCCAACAAGGAcgtttaacaaaaaaaaaaggctgtcaTTTGCAACTAATTCTGttggaaacagagacagaatatTCAATCGAGGCCAATCATTGGTGGCAGAATTGcagaaactacaaaaaaaaagggtcTAATACATAAAGTCAAGGGTGTAATGTCATAGTTTCTATCTAACAAAGTTCTCCTACAGGCTGCGGTCCAGCTGAACTTGGCTGCtgactccttttttttctgctgctgttgttgttgttgttgttgttgttgttgcagcagTGAGTCAAGTTTAGAGTTTGTTGAGCCGTGCAGCTCCGAGGGCGTCCGGCGCTCTATAAGCCCTCCTGCTGACACGACGTTCAGAGGCAAAGCACTTTATTAAACAGCCACTCTGAACTCAGCAGCCACTCGCACATGACTTAACATTTTTTGCAAGCACCTTGCTTTTTTACATGGGAAGTGCTTAAAAACTAAAATCcacggcagcagcagcggcggccgTGAGAAAAAATACAGGGAGGAGAGACGGGAGCGCGGGTCGCTACTCAGCACTCCCCGGGATTAGAACATACACATCAACCCCcgcaaacagacagaaaagccGACCGTAGCtccttttgcaaaaaaaaaaaaaaaaaaaaaaaaggaggcaatGAATTTCAATTATGCATGAAGCAGAGGGCATTTGGGGAAAATAAGCGCCAATCCCCAAGAGGACCAGCaacccctcctccaccccccctcGCCCCCCCCACACACAAGCCTCCAGCCTCCAGTATCAAAGAATGATCTAATGTCATGCACAGAAGAAAGGTTACTTTCTGCATACGCATTGATATTTCTGCTTCCATCTCTGACCTTTTTCCCATTCTAAGCTGTGTGGTTTTTTAAATGCGAACTCAGCCCcgcgtctgtctgtctgtctgtctgtcagtttcTGCCTGTCTCAGAGGCTCGGGATTAAAGTCATACAAAAccaacatcagaaaaaaaaaacactttagagtgcagaggaaataaaagggGAGAAATGCCTTAATAAGCAAAACGTGTAATGAAGAAAGCAACAcattctctgtgtctgtcagccTTCATCCTGTCATTTGttataggtaaaaaaaaaaaaagcagttacagtgctgttatatttttgtcttaattGGCTGTTTGTGCAACATAATTAACCAAcctgagtgtttttttgtttttttcttcctttaaatCAGCTGATCCTGTTTCACGCTCAGCACCCACCGTTTGATATTTCAGCAACAAATGAAGCGACGTTCCTGGCCTTTTGTGAACTATTAGTgactttaaaaatacacactgagCTTTAATTAATTTCCTTCAAATGGAGAGagagctatgtgtgtgtgtgtgtgtgtgtgtatgagtgtgtgtgtgtgtgtgtgtgtgtgtatgagtgtgtgtgtgtggataaaGGGATAATGACAGTTTTAATCAGCATCTTCCATTCCTGCCAGCCTTTTACACCAGCTGAACTGTGACACTGCACTCTCtggtttgttgggttttttttttagggaacAAAAGcgatatatacacacacacacacacacaaagaatacTGATGTTTGTAACCAACAACCTTTTATCTGTCTCCTGTCAAACACAGTTATATGTACAGTCCACTTTAACTCTGCAGCCAGACATCAAAGGAAATCACAGAGCACAAACAAGCATCCATACACAAGGAAACACGTAGAAATAAACAccataaatatcaataaataaagacgCAAAGAGAGAAATTGGATTAAAGAAATTATAGAGACGCTTCTATCAAGTATAACGAAATATGACAGACAGTTACAATGGAATACCCTAAAATAACctgaaaaatattaacaaaaagtttataaataaggaaataaaaGCAAGTTGATGACATGACATGAGAAAATATGGACATTAAGGCAGTAATATAAACAAGGAAATCAAAATACAACTCCCATAATCCATCTCTCCTTCCTCAAATCCAACAAACCCAAAGATCTTACAATCAAATTACAAAGAGGAagaatttatttgttttttaatttgaagctCCACTCATGAACATGTTCTAATAAATCAAATGATTACACAAGCAATCACTAGTATTGACGAATCTACCTCACTGACCGTGCAGCTCAGCAGAGCTGCAGGTGAATGGGAGAGTAGTATAGgataaacccccccccccaatggagtctagacactggtggtggtgatgaagagGCGTCGATCTTGGTGGTGTAGGTAGCGACCTCTGGTGAACTCGGGCCTGGTTCCGGGACGCGGCCGTGGAGGTGGATGGGGGCGGAGGAGGGTCAGCGACAAGTTTGCCAGCTGAGCCGTGATTGATTGGTGGTTAGAGATTGTGGAGGAATCTGATTTGATAACTAGGAGTGACtaaacagctgatgtgaaagCGGGAggagcgggagagagagagagagagagaggggagaggggaaATGAGTGAATGGttaaagatagtcttcctgccTGAATTTACTAAGCTAAGCTTCATGAACTTGTGAAGTGCTCTAGTTCACTCTATAAACTCACTGATTTATAACTAAAATGCATAAACTGcctttaaaatgattcattttttaaaacataaataaataataagtaaataatgGCTGTTTCCTTTCCTCAAACACACAGGCTGCGTCTCAAAtggttcatttttcttttagctcctattttggttttctggcacatttcctgtctggttGAGTCTCAGAGTTTCctctgataaactcactgtacacCACCTCACCTGTCCAGCAGCAAACATCAGACAAGCAAAGtaagagactagctggtgaagaaagtggaacatgTAGCAGCTAAGAAagtcagatttttctttttctcaggaggtggtggagaccaaactaGAGCTAGAAAATATAATACTGGACTttcattcatcaggtggacacaaacgtGTGGAAGTCGGCAGCTTTAGTCTTTCAAGGCTATGGGTTTGTTGTTGTGAGATCTTCTACTTCTTGAATGCTttgaaaaatcaattaatgttgCTTTAGTAAGCCAACTTCATCGCCATCTCCGACCTTTTCATACTCTGCATCTGGTTCCAGGTTACTTATCTCTTCTTTGTctccttgtctttctctctgcagaccTCAGACCTCTTCCCGACGTGGCGATGACCGGTAACTGCACCCACGAGTGCACCGAGTTCGGCCACTCCGACTCCTGCTGGATGCCCGGCCAGCCTTCCCCCAACCGCAAGGTGTCCAAGAACGCCCCCAAGCTCTCCACCTTCGTGCCTTACCAGGAGATGGACGGGCAGGAGCACCTGATGGCCAACGGCAGCCCCAAGCCCCTTACGACGGAGGAGCGTGGGACttgcggcggcggcggcggcagcggcaGCTCGAAAGTGGCCAACATGCGGTTCATGACGCCCTACAGCAGTGCCTACCCCGCGGGCGGAGACTCGTCCAGTAAAGACTGTGGGTTGGAGGAAATCCCTCTGAGCCAGGCGGTGGAGTACCACTCAGCCACCACCCCGACCGGCCAGACCTCCAAGAGGGAGATCTACCTGTGAGGGGGCGCAGCTCTCCACCTTAAAACCCCACAACCCACCTCCGATCGCTATCCgtcaaccccccccctcccccgaTGCTGCTCGTCACCAACCCGttccgcccccccccccccccccccccactgccCCTGTGCCTATTACTCGCTGTGCCGCAGCACCGACTCGCCCTCTCCTCCCCTTTTTATAACTGCATCCACCGTACAAGGCTTTAGACCCCCCCACCCACCTCACCTCACCCACTGCCACTGCCGccacacccccccacccccccttctAGAAACCAATCAAATgtaaaatagaattaaaaataattaaaaccaattgaagaaaacacacagctcCTGCCGCTGTGGAAGGAATGTAAACTACACCACATCGTTGTGATAATTTAATGGGAAACTATTTAGCTACTCATGTATTTGAGTTGGATTTTTGTGCGTTGCTTTAGGCTATATTGCTGTGTtggaacagaaaaagaaaaaacaccttCAAGGGGGGAGAGAAGGGGAAGAACTTCTTgtaaatcctacttaagtataCTGTGTAATGCTATCTATCCTGAAATTATTTggatttgtttggtttttgttttgggaGTTTAGTTTTTCTCTGTCGACTCCGGAGCCtccattaaaaatacttttttttgggGCCGAGTTGCGTCAAATCAACCCAGGCTCATTTTTATCAGGAACAGTTTGTCGTCAACGTAAGACATTTTGCAGAAACGCAGCTGTTTTCCGCCTCTCCGGAGTTGTTGTGGAGAACTTTTtcagttctgttcttttttttttttgctgtgaagAGGTCTTTTTTCCAGTGTACAGAGCTGTAAATACTACAAACAGTGACAGAGGAAACTGCTGTGGCTGTAACTGTGGATCCGTGGCTGTCGTCCGTCCTGACTGCGGATCTTCACGTAACGTCGAACTGATGGACTGAAAACCTTCGCATGTACAGAGAAACGACGCCGCGGCGTTCGCCGTCACACCGCAGGAACCCCTGGACTCTTGAGCATCACCGACGGTGCCGAGTTTCACAacacaagacttttttttgtttttttttttccttcctctacAACTTAACAACACGGTTGAATTTGGGTTCACGGGGGGACGAAACCATTAGAGGTACATCGATACGGTACCGACTATCTAAGTGCATCAGTGAGTGGATCGGCCAAAGCCAAGTATCCAACAACGTGTTATATTATTCATGCTGTTGTCAGTAGTATACCATGAAAAGGAAACTCCACAAATGTGTTTGACAGGTACATTTATtctcacagaagaagaagaaacagatgCATTTTGGTAAATTAAATTTCTCTTTTCCACATGTGGACATATAAATTATACACGCCAAACAAATGCTCACATTTGGGAAGTTACAACTTAAGTCCGATTAgaggctgcagtgttttattataGAGCTGAATCTATTAGTctattaacaaaacaaaacaaaaatcagcaacaatttGATAATTGGTTCATCGTTTAAgcaaaaaataccaaatattctctgattccagcttctccaacatgaggttttgctgcttttctctgattaatattattataaactgagtatctttgggttttggagtgttggttggacaaaataagacatttgaagaagtaAACATGAGCTCTGGGAAACTGCAACGGGCatattttgctgctgttttgacATTTCAAATAGTAAATGATGACTTGATTCATtgaaaaatatgatgaaaaccaGTAgctcaagataaaaaaaaaaaaacattaagtttGTCCTAAATGTGGTGATTAGAGAAAAGATTGTGAGGTAATGaaaagggttcatcctctggggagcaggAATGTGATCAGTTAATGTCATGGCAACCTGATGCTTGAATTTTCATATTTCCAAGTTTAAATGCACTAGAGGAAAGATTATGGGATTATGAGGGGGGGTCACCAAGTCTTTGGTAGCATCATCCtcaggggaacatgaatattcaTAAGGAAATTCAATTAAAATCCACCCTCGTTAGTTTTCTAGATTATCTATCAAGGAGGAGGGATCAGAAGGTCACCAAAGTCATGAGGTTTTGTCCTGTGAGAGGCatgaatcaatgaatgaatgaatgaatgaatgaaaggccggtttcagtttgatctgaggagcagttgttgagatattgtGTCTCAAAAGTTCATACAGCTCAtgttttaaccctcctgttgttctcgggtcaaatttgacccgttttcaaatgtttttatatcagaaatatgaattcctttcatctaattgcctgaaaatcacatggatggttcAATACCACACTACTTTGCAGGTAAAAGTAATGGtcactactttcattgaatagcatctgtggacttttgtcAAAATTGACTCAGGAGGACAAAAGTTTCATGGTTGAcgggaagacaacaggagggttaaaacacaaattaagAGAATAACAATTAAAAGTGATGAAAGACACACTGTTCACGCCACAGACGTGTCGTTTTAAATACTATCTGCTGTGCGAGCAGAGAGGAGTTATCTTTTTGCTGTTACTGACAGTTACTGGCGCTCTGCGAGAAATCACCTCTGTGGATGTTTGAGAGCGTCGGTCGTGGCGACTGTGGCGAATGTTTCCCTGCTGTGCTTTTGAGCTTGAAGGAAGAGCTCTCTCTGGTCACTGTCGCCTCTCGTTAGTTCCCACCTCTTTACCTCCTCAGTGTGAAGCCGAGCTGTTTGGCGTTTTTACCAGAAGTATTTATTAAACCTGTGTGCGGGtagtggaggggggggggggttcggCGCCGCTTCCTGCGGTGCTGCAGTTGCACAGGAATGCAGGATTAATGACACCTGTACGGGCTTCAGTCCACTAACACCCCCGCCACGCAGCGCAGCAGAGAAACTCTAATTACAACCCGAGGCTCTGTACATTACCGGTGATAATTTGCGCCATTAAAAAGCGAGCCGGGTTTGCAAGTTCATTCATTCTGAGCTTTTGTGTTAATGGCTGCTGAAGGTAATGTGAGATTTCACCTGTAGTGATGCACACAAGCTGAGACTGGATGGATGAAAGAGAAAACGGCACATTGAGAGAGCgcgctgtaaaaaaaaacagtcaattaACCCCTAAACCCTTTACTGAGCCCTAAAGTCTTAAAATCAGCCGGTCTGTTTCCAATAAATCACTTTATTACACGTGCTTTCTAGAATCAAGTGACCATTTTTCTGACACAGATTAGTAAAGGAATGAATACGTGTTTATCCATCAGCTGGGTATATTTTTTCCATCAGTCAAATTATATCATGGCCACAAAAACGTAttgattctgattggctggcaggtgtaGACTGGTAAATATAACTGGAAGGCTGACGCAGGTGTTGAGTTTAAGTATTAAGATGTAGGAGTGATAAAGTGATAAATTGCCTCTCAGTGATAATATAAAAATCTTAACATTAGCTGGAAGCCTGCAGAGGGAAAGACAGAAGACAAAATAAACTTCATTACTTCTCACTGTGAATATTTCAAGCTCCCAAACTTCAAATGAGGCAAAGTTTTTATCATCAGACAAACATCTGTGTGAAAGAGTCCATAAGAGGAAACAGATGTTCTTCTCCTACATTAAATTTATTTAGTTatagtttgtttcttttccccAAAAACAGATTTAGGGTTAGGGATAGGGTTagaggattagggttagggttagagggttagggttaggattagggttagagggttagggttagaggattagggttagagggttagaggattagggttagagggttagggttaggattagggttagagggttagggttagtgttagagggttagggttagagggttagggttagaggattagggttagagggttagggttagtgttagaggattagggttagagggttagggttaggattagggttaggggttaggattagggttagggttagaggattagggttagagggttagggatAGTGTTAGaggattagggttagagggttagggttaggattagggttaggggttaggattagggttagggggttagggttaaattTGACACTCCGATAGTAATAAAAAAACTAGAAAAGTTGCCTGATGTCTTGATAAGTTTTGATGATTCTGCTCTGCATCTGCAGATTTGTGAGTCCATTAGttgtaattaattttttttcccaccactTTTTTCTTGAGTGGTACTTAGTGTGCAGACTACCTCTCACTCCTTTGTCCTGCATCTGTATGCAGCTGGGGCTGAATGTTCACACTGTCCAActtctttttattgtatttatagtATT from Thunnus thynnus chromosome 9, fThuThy2.1, whole genome shotgun sequence encodes the following:
- the LOC137188854 gene encoding protocadherin-9-like, which translates into the protein LSVYRSQLPHRRVTFSTANQAQDLQDASQHSYYDSGLEESETPSSKSSSGPRNGPLALPEDHYERTTPDGSIGEMEHPENDLRPLPDVAMTGNCTHECTEFGHSDSCWMPGQPSPNRKVSKNAPKLSTFVPYQEMDGQEHLMANGSPKPLTTEERGTCGGGGGSGSSKVANMRFMTPYSSAYPAGGDSSSKDCGLEEIPLSQAVEYHSATTPTGQTSKREIYL